The following is a genomic window from Sphingobacterium spiritivorum.
TACGTCCATAAGCGAGGGTGTAAATGTAAGTGGGGATATTGTTTTCCGTATTCCATTCCATCCCTATATTATATCCTAAAGAGTTGTTTTCTGATATACTGTTTTGAAATGTAAACCGAAACCGGGGTATAATAGTATTGGACTTAGCGTATTCTCCACCTTTAGTATTCAGGATAAAATGACTGATTAGGGAAATTTTTGGTAAGATTCCTTTCTCTTCTGTAAACGAAGTTTTAAAACCCAAAGATAGTGGCCGTACTATTGTGACTCTATTTTCTCGTGCCAGATCAGTTGTCATTCGGAGTTCTGTTTTATCTGTTATTCCATACTTCCAGAGAACCGAAGGAAACTCATATGCGTTTTCCTTTTTTCCGATGTGTTCAATCCGAAATCTGCTTTCAAACTGAAGATATTTTTCAGGTACTGTATACACTGTTTCCGTTTGATCCGGACGATCCAGCTGTATTGGATTTAGGATTTGCGGCTGAAGAAGCAAAGGGTTCGTATTCAGAAAAAAATAAGGCATCGGAGTGTCGTGAAAAATGTAGATGATATCATGATAAATTTTTTAGTTTAAGCTAATTATTTATTAACATAAAGCCAATAATATTGTTAGTTTAAACTAATATTTTGTTTAACAAAAATAAAAAAGCTTTCCATAACTGCATATGGAAAGCTTTTATCACTATTTTTTTGTTAACCTCTTATTTTGGAAGTACAGGATGTTTTTTGAAAGCAGTCAATACTTCTTCAGCCTGTTTCATTAACCATTCATAAAGCTTGGCCCCGTGACTCAGTCTTTTGACGCCCAACTCTCCCAATTCATCAAAGGGAGGAAGATTAGGTGTCAGAAAAACATTAAGTGGCAAGGCTACTTCAGTTGTAAATTGTTGAATATCTGTTTTTGTTTCTATAACCGGTACAAAGATGCCATCTGCTCCGGCCTCCTGATAAATATGTGCACGTTCTATAGATTGTTTTAATGCATCTTGCTGTTTAGTTACATAGGTGTCAGTACGGGCATTGATGTAAATATCTGTTACAGATTTGATCGCTTTTATTTTGTCGGCCAGCAATTGTGCACTTCCAAGACTACGTTTCCCATTTTCAACCTGACCATCTTCCAGGTTGATCCCTGCTACACCGATATCGCTAAGTTGTTTCACATATCTGGCCACAGTCTCCGGATCATCAGCATATCCGGCTTCAAAATCTACGGATACAGGAATCTTTACGGATTTAACAATACGTTGTACAATGAAAAATAACTCTTCGAAGGCTATATTCTCTCCATCTTCATAACCCAGAAGGTTAGCGATAGCATGACTGGAAGATCCTAACGCTGCGAATCCTGCTTTTTCTGCAAGCTGAGCGGAATGTGCATCCCATACATTTCCTAATAGAAGAGGAGTAGACTGTTGATGTAATTGTTTGAATAAGGATTGTGACATAGACTTTTAATGTTGATAATACCTATTAAACGCCCGTAGGGTACTAATTGTTTGGATAAAAAGCGAATGGAGCTTATGAATGTGTAAACTACCGCTATCAAAATCAGACAAAACAAGTGCCCTGTTTTACGATCAAAAACGATCGTACATGCCTAAAAAACCGGTTAGTCCGCCAGTATGAATAAGTAGAATGCGGGATCCCGGCTTAAAATAATCCTTTCGGATGAGGTCGTCTATTGCAAAAAACAGTTTCCCTGTGTAGGTAGGTTCAATCATAATGCCGGTACGTGATACGAATGCACGTATAAAGTCCAGTAGCTCCGGTTTAGTTCTGGCGTAACCACCAAAATGATAATCTGTATGCAGTATTATCCCGGAAGGATCTACAGCAAGGTTTTCCACTTCATTACGAATAAATGCTCCCCCTTTTAAAACCGGTACAGTGTGTAGTGTGGTCTTGAGGTTAGCTTTCTTGAGTCCCATTTGTAATCCGGCTACAGTAGTACCTGTACCTGATGCACAACAGATATGATCATAATCTTGCTGAAGCTCTTCGATAATATGAGCACAGCCTTCTGCGGCTTCTCTGCTGTATCCACCTTCATCAATAAAGAAAGCGTTGTCCGATTGTTCAGCAAAATAGTGCAGGAAAAGTGCTGTTTTATCCTGATATTGATCCCGGCTTACAAAATGGAGTTTCATTCCGTACAGACGACAAAGTGCGAGGACAGGATTATTGACCTCTTCACCTCGTACCATACCATGAGTCCGGAATCCGAATTTAGCTCCTGCACAGGCTGTTGCCAACAGATGATTGGACCATGCACCTCCGAAAGTAACCAGGGTTTGTTTGTTTTGCTGAAGCGCTTTCCGGAGTGGATACTGAAGTTTTCTCCACTTATTTCCCGAGATATAAGGATGAATAAGGTCATCCCGTTTGACATATATCTTTACTTTTTTTTCAATATAGAGAGGGGATACTATTTCTTCTTCGGGACTGTGAAAATCGAATGTCAATTCCATTGTAAAAAATTAAACCTTATCTGTAACGTCAAATGACTGACATATTCGGTTACTTTTACAAAAGTAAGAGGATTTTGTCTTAATTCAGTTATTTTTGTATGATGGCAGAAGATTTAGCATTACAGGAACAGGACGAGCAGGAGTTGTTCGAGCATTTGAGAATTGAAGTAGACAAGGGACAGGCTTTGCTGCGTATCGATAAGTTTTTAATGAACAGGGTCGAGAACGCTTCCCGCAATAAAATTCAGAATGCAATAGATGCAGGATCTGTACTGGTCAATGACAGCGTTATCAAATCCAGCTATAAGGTGAAGCCATTTGATATCATCTCAGTGGTATTACCCGATCCGCCAAGAGATACGGAAGTAT
Proteins encoded in this region:
- a CDS encoding transporter codes for the protein MPYFFLNTNPLLLQPQILNPIQLDRPDQTETVYTVPEKYLQFESRFRIEHIGKKENAYEFPSVLWKYGITDKTELRMTTDLARENRVTIVRPLSLGFKTSFTEEKGILPKISLISHFILNTKGGEYAKSNTIIPRFRFTFQNSISENNSLGYNIGMEWNTENNIPTYIYTLAYGRTISRRFGAYIETYGFYTQDARADSRIDGGVTYLITPDFMIDFASGAGLSDIAPKYFFALGISYRTRL
- a CDS encoding isocitrate lyase/PEP mutase family protein, giving the protein MSQSLFKQLHQQSTPLLLGNVWDAHSAQLAEKAGFAALGSSSHAIANLLGYEDGENIAFEELFFIVQRIVKSVKIPVSVDFEAGYADDPETVARYVKQLSDIGVAGINLEDGQVENGKRSLGSAQLLADKIKAIKSVTDIYINARTDTYVTKQQDALKQSIERAHIYQEAGADGIFVPVIETKTDIQQFTTEVALPLNVFLTPNLPPFDELGELGVKRLSHGAKLYEWLMKQAEEVLTAFKKHPVLPK
- a CDS encoding 1-aminocyclopropane-1-carboxylate deaminase/D-cysteine desulfhydrase; amino-acid sequence: MELTFDFHSPEEEIVSPLYIEKKVKIYVKRDDLIHPYISGNKWRKLQYPLRKALQQNKQTLVTFGGAWSNHLLATACAGAKFGFRTHGMVRGEEVNNPVLALCRLYGMKLHFVSRDQYQDKTALFLHYFAEQSDNAFFIDEGGYSREAAEGCAHIIEELQQDYDHICCASGTGTTVAGLQMGLKKANLKTTLHTVPVLKGGAFIRNEVENLAVDPSGIILHTDYHFGGYARTKPELLDFIRAFVSRTGIMIEPTYTGKLFFAIDDLIRKDYFKPGSRILLIHTGGLTGFLGMYDRF